CCGAAGGGCGTGGGCGCCGCTGGCGAGGCGGACGGGGCGAGCCTGCGCAGCGCCAGGATCAAGGCCAGGAACGAGACGCCATTGACCGCAAAGCACACCGCCGCCGAGGTGGCCGCCAGCAGCAGCCCGGCCGCCGGCGGGCCGATGAAGCGGGCGACGTTGAAGGTCAGCGTATTGAGCGCGATGGCGTTGGGGATGTCCTCGCGCCGGGGGACGAGCTGTCCGGCCAGCGAATGGCGCAGCGGCGCGTCGAAGCTGTTGAGCACTCCCAGCACGCCGGCGGCGACCAGAATCAGCCAGGGGGTGATCCAGCCGACATAGGTGAACACCGCCAGAAACACCGCCTGCGCCAACATCAGCGTCTGGACTTGCAGCATCAGGCGTTTGCGGTCGCTGCGGTCGATGATGATGCCGGCGAAGGGGGCCACCATCAGCTGGGGGGCGTTGCTCAGAAACGCCACGGCGCCCAGCAGCACGGTCGAGTCGGTGAGCCGGTAGACCAACCAGCCGAGGGCCACCTGCTGGATCCAGGTGCCGACCAGTGACAGCAACTGGCCGAAGAAGTAATGCCGGTAGGCCGGCGAGCCCAGCGCGCGCCAGGCCTGGCGACGCGCCGGGTTCGCCGGCCTCGTGGGTGTCGTTTCTGGTAAGGACCTAGCCATCGCTGCCGACGCCGATCGGATTGGGGCGTCGCTTCTCGATCGCCCACTTGAGCAGCGCCGCGCTACGGTAGAAACCGTGGGCGAACTTGCCGTAGGGCATGGTCAGGAACAGGCCCATCACCACGCCGAGGTGGATCGCCAGCAGCACGCCCATGGCGCCCGTGTCGCGGCCGGCGAGCAAGGCCAGACCGCTCAGGCTGGTGAACAACAGCAAGGCAATGAAGCCGCGATCCATCGGCTTTTGCGCTGCGTCACCATGTTCGGGGTGACGCTTCAGGTTCAGCCAGAACAGCCCGGCCGGGCCGATCAGCAGGCCGATGCCGCCCACGGTGCCAAGCACCACCGGCAGGCTGGTGAAGGCATAGGGCGCCTCCCAGCCGAACACGTAGTGATACAGCGTGGCGACGCTGGTGGCGGCAAAGCACAGCATGAAACCGTAAAAGGTCAGGTGATGGAAGCGCCGCCGCGCGAGGGTGAAGGCATCGTCGGCGTTGTTGCAGCCGAGGCCGTGGCCACCGTCGAGGTAGGTCAGGCGCAGCACGTCATGGGTGGTCTCTGCGATGGCCTCGCCGCTGGCCGCGCCGGGGGCGGCCTCGCGCCAGAAGCGGGTGACGCCGATGCCCAGCGCCAGCGCCGCGAACAGGAACACCGGCGCGAACATCGACACCAGCAGGTTGTGCGGGAAGATGGCGTAGAAGTCGCCGGCCAGCGGTGTGTGGAAGAGCGTGCCTTGCAGGGCGAGCGCGAGCACCAGGAACAGGGCCAATCCGCCGGCGACGGCCAGCGCGACGGTCACGCCGTTGTTGCGGTAGAGCTTGCCAAAACCGGTCGGCCAGGCAAAGTCCGAATAAGTGTGCGCGCGCACCCTGGCCATGGCCTGGGGCACGTTGACTGCGAACTCGTGCGGCGGCGCGTACTGGCAGGCGTGCAGGCAGGCACCGCAGTTGTGGCACAGATTGGCCAGGTAGTGCACGTCGGCCTTGTCGAAGCAGAGCCGACGGGTCATGGCCGGGAACACCGCGCAGAAGCCTTCGCAGTAGCGGCAGGCGTTGCAGATCTGCAGGATCCGGCTGACCTCGGCTTCGTCGGCCTGGGGGGCGGGCAGGGCGCGTCCGGCGGCCAGGTCGGCCGCTTCGCGGGTGAGGGTGTCAAGCGTGTGCATGGGTTGCTCCCTGGCGCGCGGCTGCCGCGGCATGGGCGCCGGCGATGCGGCCGAAGGTCGTGCCGATGGTCATGCCGACCCCGGCGGTGTAGCCCTTGCCGAGCACGTTGCCGGCCATCATTTCCCCGGCGACGAACAGGTTGGGGCTGGGCTGGCCCGAGAAATGGACGGCGGCGTGTTCGTCCACTTTCAGGCCCAGGTAAGTGAAGGTGATGCCCGGCTTGAGCGCGTAGCCGCGGAAGGGCGGGGTATCGATGGGCAGCGCCCAGTGGGTCTTGGCCGGCGACAGGCCTTCGGTGTGGCAGTCGTCCTGGATGGTGTGATCGAAGGTGCCGACGCGACAGGCGGCGTTGTACGCGTGCACCGTGCGCACGAAGGCAGCCTCGTCGATGCCCAGCTGGCGGGCGAGTGCTTCGAGCGTGTCGGCCTGGGCGCCGGGAAACACCGGCGGCATGAAGCGGCCATTGGCCTTGGCGTCGATGATCGAGAAGCCGATCTGCCCGGGTTGCTGGGCGACCAGGCGCCCCCAGATGGCGTAGCGCTTGGGCCAGAAGTCCTCGCCTTCGTCGTAGAAGCGCTCGGCGTGCTGGTTGACCACGATGCCCAGCGAGACGCAGTCGATGCGGGTGCAGATGCCGCCGTCGTACTCCGGGGCGCGTGCATCAATGGCCACGCAGTGCGATTGCGAGGGGTCGCCGACGGTGTCGGCGCCGGCGTCGATCATGGCCTTGAGCAGCACGCCGCGATTGAAGCGGGTGCCGCGGATGGCGAAGTTGTCGGCCGGCCACTCGCCGTTCTCGTTCTGCCCCCAGGCCTCGCGCAGCCACTCACGGTTGGACTCGAAGCCGCCGGCGGCCATCACGCAGGCGCGGGCGGCGATGCGTTCGTTGCCGACCCAGGCGGCGCGAAAGGCGCCGTCTTCCAGCTCGATCCGGTCCACCGGCGACGCGTAGCGGATGCGCACACCCAGTGCCTCGGCACTACGGTAGTAGGCATTGACCAGCGCCTTGCCACCGCCCATGAAGAAGGCATTGGTGCGCGACAGGTGCAGCGTGCCGGACAGCGACGGCTGGAAATTGACGCCATGCTTGCGCATCCAGTCGCGGCAGCCGGACGACTCGCGGATGGCGAGGCGGGCGAGCCTCTCGTTGGTGAGGCCGCCGGTGACCTTGAGCAGGTCTTGCCAGAATTCTTCTTCGGGATAGCGGTCGGTCAGCACGTCCTGTGGCGCGTCGTGCATGCAGCGCAGGTTACGGGTGTGACTGGAGTTGCCGCCGCGCCAGGCCCGGGGGGCGGCTTCGAGCAGCAGCACCGAGGCGCCGGCTTCGCGGGCGACCAGCGCGGCGCACAGCGCGGCGTTACCGCCGCCGATGACCAGGACGTCCACCGTGTGGGCGTGCGCGTGTTCCATGAGTCGTGCTCCTGTTCGCAATGGTGTTGAGCTCGACTATCGCGGTTTCGGAGCAGGTTGCCCTAAGTCGAAGCCATATCTGGCTATCTCGATTCGAGATGGAGCGCGGTGACGCCACGCCAGCGGCCGCTGTCGACCAGCTGGCCGACGGTGCGCTGCAAGGTGCTGCGGGTGGCGATGGCGGCGGGCGACAGTTCGTCCTCCGACAGGCTGCACACCAGGTTGCGCCGCGCGGTGCCGTCGTCCTCGAGTTCGCACCAGCGCAGGCACGCGTCTGCGTCGGGCTGGCGGGCGAGGGCCGCCCAAGGCTGCACGCTGGCGCCCAGACCGTTGCGGACCATGTCCATCAGGACATAGAGCGAGTCGACCTCGGCGATCACGTTGGGGGTGATGCCCAGCGCGTTGAAGGCGTTGTCGAGTACGCGGCGCAGGCCGTGGCGCGGGGTGGGCAACACCAGCGGCAAGCCGTTCAGCGCGCCCAGCCGGGTGGGCAGCGGCGCGGGTGGGGTGTCGGCGCCGGCGATGACGAACAATCGCTCGTCGAGCATCGGCTGGATGGACCAGCGCCGCGCCTGGTGGCCGTCGAAGAGCACCGCGATGTCGAGTTCACGGCTGTTGAGCATCTGGCCGAGGTGGCCGGACATGGCCTCGACGAGCCGGATGCGGATATCGGGATACTGACGGTGCATCGCTTCCATCAGCGGCATGCCGAGCACGCCGGCGGTGGTGGGCGCCAGGCCAACGCTCACCACGCCCGACAGGCGGGCCTGCCGGGCGGCGCTGGCCGCTTCGTCGGCATGGCGCAGGCTGAGCTGCGCATGGGCGATGAAGGCCAGCCCGGCTTCGGTCGGCAAAATACCGTGGGGGCCGCGCTCGAGCAGGCGGGTGGAGAGCTCGCTCTCGAGCTTCTGGATCTGCAGGCTGACGGCCGACTGCGCCACACCGAGGTCGAGCGCCGCCTGGCTGATGCTGCCCAGTTCGATCGTTCGCAAGAGATAACGCAGTTGTCGCAGTTCCATCGCTGTCGATGCCCGTCAAAAGTGAAACGGGCACGGCGTGGCCGCCTGCCCGTTTCGGTGCGAGTCAGTTCTCGCTCAGAATGGCGACCCGGCCCATGTCGCTCGATCGCGCCGGGTCGTCGCCAGCGGGGCGGGGCGCCTCGGCACGTTCCCCGTCCCTTGCTTGGCTGATCGAACCGAACATGACCGGGCAGTCGAGCTGATGCCGAGCCAGCTCGTTGAGTTGCCTGTCCGAGGCTTGCATCTTATTTCCCCGCGGCGGCTGCGCGGGCCAGCACCTTGTCCACCATCACGCCGGCCTGGCCGAGGTAGTTGGCCGGATCGCACAGTTTGGCCAGCGCGTCGCGATCCAGGTGCACATTGATCTCCGGGTCCTCGGCGAGGATGTCGAGCAGCGGTCGATCGGTACGGATCGCCTCGCGGCACAGGTCATAGACCAGGTCATGGGCATACTCACGGCCGATGTAGGGGCCCAGGCCCATCATCACCGCCTCGGACATGACCAGACCCTTGGTCAGATCGATGTTGGCGCGCATGTTGTCTTCGCTCACCTCCAGCCCCTCGAGCAAGAAGCGCGTCTGTTTGAGCGCGCCAGCGAGCAGGCAGAAGGCCTCGGGCAGGGCGATCCACTCGATCTCCCACGGGCCGGTGGAGCGTTCGTGGTCGGCGATCATCGCGTCCATCAGGGCCGCCGAGTGCTGGCGCACCACCGACACGGCGGCGTGGATGTAGCAGCTCGAGATCGGGTTGCGCTTCTGCGGCATGGTGCTGCTCGAGCCGCGGCCCGGGTGGAAGGGCTCGAAGACCTCGGCCACCTCGTGCTGCATCATGAGTTTCACGTCCATGGCGATCTTGCCCAGCGAGCCGCCCACCAGGCCGAGGAAGGCGCCCACCTCGGCGATGGTGTCGCGCACGGTGTGCCAGGCGATGTCGGGCTGGGCCAGGCCAAGTTCTTCCATCAGCCCGGCCTGGGTTTCCATGGCGCCGGACTCGATGGAGGCCAGCGTGCCGCAGGCGCCGCCGAACTCGCCCATCAGCACACGGGGGCGCAACTGGGCCAGGCGCTCGCGGTGGCGCTCGATGCCGGCGAGGATGGATGCGGTCTTGAAGCCGAAGGTGACGGGGATGGCCTGCTGCAGATTGCTGCGGCCGATCACCGGGGTGTCGCGATAGCGCGTGGACAAGGCCACCAGCGCGGCCGAGATGGCGGCGAGTTCCTGGTCGATGATTTCCAGCCCTTCGCGGATCTGCATCACCGTGGCGGTGTCGGTAATGTCCTGGGTGGTGGCGCCCCAGTGCACGAACTCGCCGAGCTTGTCGCGGCACAGCTGGTTGATCTGGGTGACCACGCCGAGCACCGGGTAGCCGATGCGCTCGGTCTGTTCGCGCAGTCGGTCCATGTCCATCTTGTCGATGTCGCAGTTGCTGATGATTTCATCGGCGGCTTCCTGCGGGATGATGCCCAAGCGGCCTTGCACCACGGCCAACGCGCGTTCGATGGCGACGTAGTGGCGGGTGCGGTTGCGGTCGGACCACACCTCGCGCATGGCGTCGGTGCAGAAAATGTTGCCGAAGATGCTGGAGTCGATGATGCTCGCGGCCATGGTGTTGCTCCTTGAATGGGGGGATTCCGTGTTGTCAGGTGTCAGTGGGGGTCGCCGGCGCGGCTGCGGGCGAGGATGGCCCGTGCCTTGAGCATCACCGGCCGGTCGATCATCTTTCCGTCGAGCTGGACGGCACCATCGGCGGCCTCGGCCGCGGCCAGCACCCGGTGCGCCCAGTCCTGTTCCTCGGCGCTGGGGCGGGCGGCTGCATGGATCCACGCC
The nucleotide sequence above comes from Nitrogeniibacter mangrovi. Encoded proteins:
- a CDS encoding class-II fumarase/aspartase family protein, producing the protein MAASIIDSSIFGNIFCTDAMREVWSDRNRTRHYVAIERALAVVQGRLGIIPQEAADEIISNCDIDKMDMDRLREQTERIGYPVLGVVTQINQLCRDKLGEFVHWGATTQDITDTATVMQIREGLEIIDQELAAISAALVALSTRYRDTPVIGRSNLQQAIPVTFGFKTASILAGIERHRERLAQLRPRVLMGEFGGACGTLASIESGAMETQAGLMEELGLAQPDIAWHTVRDTIAEVGAFLGLVGGSLGKIAMDVKLMMQHEVAEVFEPFHPGRGSSSTMPQKRNPISSCYIHAAVSVVRQHSAALMDAMIADHERSTGPWEIEWIALPEAFCLLAGALKQTRFLLEGLEVSEDNMRANIDLTKGLVMSEAVMMGLGPYIGREYAHDLVYDLCREAIRTDRPLLDILAEDPEINVHLDRDALAKLCDPANYLGQAGVMVDKVLARAAAAGK
- a CDS encoding LysR family transcriptional regulator encodes the protein MELRQLRYLLRTIELGSISQAALDLGVAQSAVSLQIQKLESELSTRLLERGPHGILPTEAGLAFIAHAQLSLRHADEAASAARQARLSGVVSVGLAPTTAGVLGMPLMEAMHRQYPDIRIRLVEAMSGHLGQMLNSRELDIAVLFDGHQARRWSIQPMLDERLFVIAGADTPPAPLPTRLGALNGLPLVLPTPRHGLRRVLDNAFNALGITPNVIAEVDSLYVLMDMVRNGLGASVQPWAALARQPDADACLRWCELEDDGTARRNLVCSLSEDELSPAAIATRSTLQRTVGQLVDSGRWRGVTALHLESR
- a CDS encoding MFS transporter, which codes for MARSLPETTPTRPANPARRQAWRALGSPAYRHYFFGQLLSLVGTWIQQVALGWLVYRLTDSTVLLGAVAFLSNAPQLMVAPFAGIIIDRSDRKRLMLQVQTLMLAQAVFLAVFTYVGWITPWLILVAAGVLGVLNSFDAPLRHSLAGQLVPRREDIPNAIALNTLTFNVARFIGPPAAGLLLAATSAAVCFAVNGVSFLALILALRRLAPSASPAAPTPFGTAMREGFGYVRSSVPVRMLLTQVALLNFFAASYLPMMPAFARDVFAGGPNTLGVLLGSAGAGALVASAYLMSRPSVRGLTGSILHANLLAGVSLTGFALTDALWLALVQLFLLGFSMIVCNASTNTILQTILPEGLRGRVLALYTAANLGAAAVGGLLVGWVGGLIGPEAALLAAGLLLMGAGARFYLRLESMRVHLRPLYAAQGIAPRSSE
- the tcuA gene encoding FAD-dependent tricarballylate dehydrogenase TcuA — protein: MEHAHAHTVDVLVIGGGNAALCAALVAREAGASVLLLEAAPRAWRGGNSSHTRNLRCMHDAPQDVLTDRYPEEEFWQDLLKVTGGLTNERLARLAIRESSGCRDWMRKHGVNFQPSLSGTLHLSRTNAFFMGGGKALVNAYYRSAEALGVRIRYASPVDRIELEDGAFRAAWVGNERIAARACVMAAGGFESNREWLREAWGQNENGEWPADNFAIRGTRFNRGVLLKAMIDAGADTVGDPSQSHCVAIDARAPEYDGGICTRIDCVSLGIVVNQHAERFYDEGEDFWPKRYAIWGRLVAQQPGQIGFSIIDAKANGRFMPPVFPGAQADTLEALARQLGIDEAAFVRTVHAYNAACRVGTFDHTIQDDCHTEGLSPAKTHWALPIDTPPFRGYALKPGITFTYLGLKVDEHAAVHFSGQPSPNLFVAGEMMAGNVLGKGYTAGVGMTIGTTFGRIAGAHAAAAARQGATHAHA
- the tcuB gene encoding tricarballylate utilization 4Fe-4S protein TcuB, whose product is MHTLDTLTREAADLAAGRALPAPQADEAEVSRILQICNACRYCEGFCAVFPAMTRRLCFDKADVHYLANLCHNCGACLHACQYAPPHEFAVNVPQAMARVRAHTYSDFAWPTGFGKLYRNNGVTVALAVAGGLALFLVLALALQGTLFHTPLAGDFYAIFPHNLLVSMFAPVFLFAALALGIGVTRFWREAAPGAASGEAIAETTHDVLRLTYLDGGHGLGCNNADDAFTLARRRFHHLTFYGFMLCFAATSVATLYHYVFGWEAPYAFTSLPVVLGTVGGIGLLIGPAGLFWLNLKRHPEHGDAAQKPMDRGFIALLLFTSLSGLALLAGRDTGAMGVLLAIHLGVVMGLFLTMPYGKFAHGFYRSAALLKWAIEKRRPNPIGVGSDG